Proteins from a single region of Gasterosteus aculeatus chromosome 20, fGasAcu3.hap1.1, whole genome shotgun sequence:
- the ibtk gene encoding inhibitor of Bruton tyrosine kinase, with translation MSLSLPDCTPKCRSQQHADQVVAALTGGSEGRLRAFLTSHCHNATALRDAFGRTALHLASSLGKKALLAWLLESKNADLTVKDKESGWTAVHRSAFYGHIHCLISLVKHGGLLSTQDKEGLSVLDLTMKDRPTHVVFKNTDPTEVYTWGNNTNFSLGHGNQESRQHPELVDVFARTGVYIKQVVLCKFHSVFLSQKGQVFTCGHGLGGRLGHGDEQTYLVPRVVKGLMSHHCSQVAAAKDHTVVLTEEGYVYTFGLNTFHQLGLVPPPASAHVPKQVSSKALKGRTVIGVAAGRFHTVLWTREAVYTMGLNGGQLGYLLDPNGEKCVTAPRQVSALHHKDVTIAMAAASDGATVVVTEKGDVYLLAEYQCKKMASRQLNVKKVLVSGGCLDHRVVPQILNEGGGEKLSVLALDEAGRVFCWRSFSSSVRQCRWAYGRQVFMSDIALSKNGMMFVTQEGEGFSGVWAGEYRKYEEKKERSVEVCGHTDAGTMYERIRLEKLPYVHRAVSITMDSKGRNFGALQSDPKTSLYEIPSISPSSFSQHFRRLLDEADETDSIHDVTLQAGNRTFPAHKYILSMRSEFFRKQFMSERGLDEELDGEVRKSEDAVGCDLIILEKIPPDMLEYALHFIYTDSCELLVHGARPRVSGASTGPNQNFEQERLISSLQDLSLTGRSALEVYRSLSPATTGGDKAKSRCAKPGKKGKGGKGDKAGVNEGAANPVKTLQGVAKQLGLGSLSARLDGVKYESGKIYVTKKKTGNKPKFYQKKGSYLCDVTLKSEDGKEFPCHKSVLCARLEYFNSMLGNPWIEATSCSALEMATSSEVLHAILEYVYTDESHTIKECSNVEFVCNVLVVADQLLIPRLKEMCEVVITENLTLKNGAELLEFASVYNAEQLKLSCLQFIVVNMAALLESKALDILSEEVLGELSAAYRRMIPAMQRRVITPYPDAPDLSVYEDLNSAFSPKSDEELDHSCREILFKRAKMKAKKKPRRRSDSSGGYTLAAIIQSPPATVVSPCLVKSGRANSTESLQDMLTSDSEGSYVGAGSPRDIQSPVLLVRAEEEKVFSQGLKTDSMRGPLPAPPNSAPRAVPKVPPCAARPPPVLDLRTIMDMEASSLQTLGATPKSPASVGTGVKHAPVPTKLSQKQRKMLAMANKEGVGESVASKPTPPVTPLKSSGKAWATAVQSPTSSCSFRALLKEEENCMIMAAKTGAQRGQSAPVAPVSATCATRKVTFKCAESSEPERHTGPWVLGAVGSPPLSSLVTFASIVEEEKEQEAALIRSREKPLALIQIEERAIQDLLLHYKARDNPEELIVVERSSRGPMAAPTWNKH, from the exons ATGAGTCTATCACTGCCAGACTGCACCCCCAAATGCCGCTCGCAGCAGCACGCGGACCAGGTGGTGGCGGCACTGACGGGCGGCTCTGAGGGGCGTCTGCGGGCGTTCTTGACCTCACACTGCCACAATGCGACGGCCTTGAGGGATGCCTTTGGTCGCACCGCCCTGCACCTGGCATCCTCGCTGGGCAAGAAGGCCCTGCTGGCTTGGCTGCTAGAGAGCAAGAACGCTGACCTGACGGTGAAGGATAAGGAGTCCGGCTGGACCGCGGTGCATCGCAGCGCTTTCTACGGACACATCCACTGTCTCATATCACTAGTCAAG CATGGAGGACTTCTCTCCACACAGGACAAGGAGGGTCTCTCTGTCCTGGACCTTACAATGAAGGACAGACCAACGCATGTTGTTTTCAAAAACACCG ACCCAACGGAAGTATACACATGGGGAAACAATACCAACTTCAGTCTGGGTCATGGTAATCAGGAGAGCCGGCAGCACCCTGAGCTTGTGGATGTGTTTGCCAGGACGGGGGTTTACATCAAGCAG GTGGTCCTTTGCAAGTTCCACTCGGTGTTCCTGTCCCAGAAAGGCCAGGTCTTCACCTGTGGACATGGACTAGGAGGACGACTTGGCCATGGAGATGAACAGACTTATCTG GTTCCCCGGGTGGTGAAGGGTCTCATGTCCCACCACTGCTCCCAGGTGGCGGCAGCTAAAGACCACACAGTGGTGCTGACGGAAGAAGGCTACGTTTACACTTTTGGCCTCAACACCTTCCACCAGCTCGGTTTGGTGCCGCCTCCTGCCTCTGCTCATGTCCCTAAACAG GTGTCCTCCAAGGCGCTGAAAGGCAGGACGGTGATCGGAGTTGCAGCAGGAAGGTTCCACACGGTGCTCTGGACCCGGGAGGCAGTCTACACAATGGGACTCAACGGAGGCCAGCTGG GTTATTTGCTGGATCCTAACGGAGAGAAGTGCGTGACAGCCCCCCGGCAGGTGTCCGCTCTGCACCACAAGGATGTCACCATAGCGATGGCAGCAGCTAGTGATGGAGCAACGGTGGTCGTGACTGAGAAGGGCGATGTCTACCTCTTGGCTGAGTACCAGTGCAAGAAAATGGCTTCCAG gcAGCTGAACGTGAAGAAGGTGCTGGTCAGCGGCGGGTGTCTGGACCACCGTGTGGTGCCACAGATCCTgaatgagggaggaggggaaaaactGTCCGTCTTGGCATTAGATGAAGCTGGGAGA GTGTTTTGCTGGCGGTCCTTTTCCAGCTCGGTGAGACAGTGCCGGTGGGCGTATGGGCGTCAGGTTTTCATGTCGGACATCGCTCTCAGCAAGAACGGCATGATGTTTGTGACTCAGGAGGGAGAGGGCTTCAGTGGCGTGTGGGCTGGAGAGTATAGGAAGTACGAGGAGAAGAAAG AGCGCAGTGTGGAGGTTTGTGGACACACAGACGCCGGGACGATGTATGAGCGGATTCGCCTGGAGAAACTCCCCTATGTCCACAGAGCTGTCAGCATCACCATGGACTCTAAGGGCCGGAACTTTGGAGCGCTTCAGTCCGACCCCAAGACAAG TTTGTACGAGATTCCCAGCATTTCTCCGTCCTCCTTCTCCCAACACTTTCGGAGGCTTCTGGATGAGGCGGACGAAACGGACAGCATCCACGATGTGACCCTGCAGGCCGGCAATCGCACCTTTCCCGCCCATAAGTACATCCTGTCCATGAGGTCCGAGTTCTTCCGCAAGCAGTTCATGTCCGAGCGTGGACTTGACGAGGAGCTCGACGGAGAAGTGAGGAAGAGCGAGGATGCTGTGGGCTGCGATTTAATCATTTTGGAGAAGATCCCACCAGACATGCTGGAATACGCACTGCACTTCATCTACACCGACTCCTGCGAGCTGCTGGTGCACGGGGCCCGGCCGAGAGTCTCAGGGGCCTCTACGGGACCGAATCag AACTTTGAGCAGGAGAGGCTTATCAGCAGCCTGCAGGACCTGAGCCTGACAGGCCGCTCAGCCCTGGAGGTGTACCGCTCCCTGTCCCCCGCAACCACAGGTGGTGACAAGGCCAAGAGCAGGTGCGCCAAGCCTGGCAAGAAGgggaaaggaggaaaaggagacaaGGCCGGCGTTAACGAGGGAGCGGCCAACCCGGTGAAAACATTGCAAGGGGTTGCGAAGCAGCTGGGCCTGGGAAGCCTGTCTGCACG GCTGGATGGAGTGAAGTATGAAAGTGGAAAAATCTATGTCACAAAGAAGAAAACTGGAAACAAGCCCAAGTTCTACCAGAAGAAAGG CTCGTATCTTTGTGATGTTACACTGAAATCTGAAGATGGAAAAGAGTTTCCGTGTCACAAGAGTGTCCTCTGTGCACGACTAG AATACTTCAATAGTATGCTTGGGAACCCCTGGATTGAG GCCACCTCCTGCTCTGCACTGGAGATGGCTACCAGCTCCGAGGTTCTGCACGCCATTCTAGAGTATGTTTACACGGATGAGTCCCACACCATTAAAG AGTGTTCCAATGTGGAGTTTGTCTGCAACGTGTTGGTTGTGGCCGACCAGCTGCTCATCCCGCGCCTGAAGGAGATGTGCGAGGTCGTCATCACGGAGAACC TGACTCTGAAGAATGGTGCAGAGCTGCTGGAGTTTGCCAGCGTGTACAACGCAGAGCAGCTTAAGCTCTCCTGTCTCCAGTTCATAGTGGTCAACATGGCCGCCCTGCTGGAGTCAAA AGCGCTGGATATTCTTAGTGAAGAAGTGCTCGGGGAGCTTTCTGCAGCCTACAGGAGGATG atCCCGGCCATGCAGAGGAGGGTTATCACTCCGTACCCCGACGCCCCAGACCTCAGTGTGTATGAGGATTTGAACTCGGCGTTCAGCCCCAAGTCAGACGAAGAACTGGATCACTCTTGCAG GGAAATCCTGTTTAAGAGGGCCAAGATGAAGGCTAAAAAGAAACCACGGCGGCGCTCTGACAGCTCGGGTGGCTACACTCTCGCTGCTATCATTCAAAGTCCTCCTGCTACAG tGGTCTCCCCGTGCCTGGTGAAGTCTGGCAGAGCCAACTCGACAGAGTCTCTGCAGGATATGCTCACGTCTGACTCTGAGGGCAGCTACGTGGGGGCGGGCAGCCCCCGAGACATCCAGTCACCGGTCCTCCTTGTCCGGGCCGAG GAAGAGAAGGTTTTCAGTCAAGGGCTAAAGACGGACTCCATGAGGGGGCCCCTCCCTGCACCCCCCAACTCCGCTCCACGAGCCGTCCCCAAGGTCCCGCCCTG TGCTGCTCGTCCACCCCCTGTCCTGGATCTGAGGACCATCATGGACATGGAGGCCAGCTCTCTGCAGACCCTCGGAGCAACTCCTAAAAGCCCCGCAAG TGTCGGCACCGGCGTTAAGCACGCCCCTGTTCCCACGAAGCTGTCCCAGAAGCAGAGGAAGATGTTGGCCATGGCCAACAAAGAAGGCGTTGGGGAGTCCGTTGCATCCAAACCAACCCCTCCAGTCACCCCGCTGAAAAGCAGTGGGAAGGCCTG GGCAACAGCAGTCCAGTCCCCAACCTCCTCCTGCTCATTTCGAGCgctgctgaaggaggaggagaactgcATGATTATGGCGGCAAAAACCGGAGCTCAGAGGGGCCAAAGTGCTCCGGTGGCGCCTGTTTCCGCCACCTGTGCAACCAGGAAGGTCACGTTCAAATGCGCCGAGAGCAGCGAGCCAGAGCGACACACCGG GCCCTGGGTGCTGGGAGCAGTGGGcagccctcccctctcctccctggtGACCTTTGCTTCcattgtggaggaggagaaggagcaggaagcGGCGTTGATCCGCAGCCGGGAGAAGCCGCTGGCGCTCATCCAG ATTGAAGAGCGAGCCATCCAAGACCTTTTGCTCCATTATAAAGCGCGAGACAACCCCGAGGAGCtgatcgtggtggagaggtctTCCAGGGGTCCCATGGCAGCCCCAACCTGGAACAAACACTGA
- the tpbg gene encoding trophoblast glycoprotein, producing the protein MRLLSPSCGEMRGTTHMCGVMRSVLPLLLAAALCCHGCPDKCLCFSQTVKCVNQDLDAIPRSLPADTKSLFVTGNRVSRVSADSFPTRLPSLTDLYLGGNGIESVDAMVFDNLPNLARLDLSNNRIQAFSERAFPEDNKVQLLNLSRSFHNHSFMDVVQSVLQGGNLLQLAVLDLSNNDLVILPDDMFTGLPSLTNLSLQNSSVLSVLNGTLRAPPLRDLDLRDNSLRDLPFATLEDLGLKPALHVQLAGNPWRCDCFFEDTLLWLKNSTQVVDAQNLTCADPKALRRRPLLRVERSQLKCSGDMEGVLETSYVFLGLVLALIGVIFLLVLYLNRKGIKRWIYNIRDACRDHMEGYHYRYEINSDPRLANLSINSDV; encoded by the coding sequence ATGCGCCTGTTGAGCCCGTCGTGCGGAGAAATGCGAGGGACAACGCACATGTGCGGCGTGATGCGTTCGGTTCTCCCGCTGCTGCTCGCGGCCGCGCTGTGCTGTCACGGCTGTCCGGACAAGTGCTTGTGCTTCTCGCAAACCGTGAAATGCGTAAACCAGGACTTGGATGCGATTCCGCGTTCTTTGCCGGCAGACACCAAGTCCCTGTTCGTCACGGGCAACCGCGTCTCCCGAGTCAGCGCGGACTCGTTCCCGACCCGGCTGCCGTCGCTCACGGACCTCTATCTCGGCGGGAACGGGATCGAGTCCGTGGATGCGATGGTGTTCGACAACCTGCCCAACCTGGCGCGCCTGGACCTGAGCAACAACAGGATCCAGGCTTTCAGCGAAAGAGCCTTCCCGGAGGACAACAAAGTGCAGCTCCTGAACCTCAGCAGGTCTTTCCACAATCACTCCTTCATGGACGTGGTCCAAAGCGTCCTGCAGGGAGGAAACCTCCTCCAGCTGGCAGTCCTGGACCTGTCCAACAACGACCTTGTGATACTTCCGGACGACATGTTCACGGGCCTCCCCAGCCTGACCAACCTGAGCCTGCAGAACAGCTCGGTCCTGTCGGTTCTGAACGGGACGCTGAGGGCGCCGCCGCTGCGTGACCTTGACCTGAGGGACAACAGCCTGAGGGACCTGCCCTTCGCCACCCTGGAGGACCTCGGCCTCAAGCCCGCCCTGCACGTCCAGCTGGCGGGGAACCCGTGGCGCTGCGACTGCTTCTTCGAGGACACGCTGCTGTGGCTGAAGAACTCCACCCAGGTGGTCGACGCGCAGAACCTGACCTGCGCCGACCCCAAGGCCCTGAGGCGCCGGCCGCTCCTGCGGGTGGAGCGGTCGCAGCTGAAGTGCTCGGGCGACATGGAGGGCGTGCTGGAGACGTCGTACGTTTTCCTGGGGCTGGTGCTGGCGCTGATTGGCGTCATATTCCTGCTGGTGCTCTACCTGAACAGAAAGGGCATCAAGCGGTGGATTTACAACATCCGTGACGCTTGTAGGGACCACATGGAGGGGTACCATTACAGGTATGAGATCAACTCCGACCCGCGCCTGGCCAACCTGAGCATCAATTCAGATGTGTGA